A single genomic interval of Eleutherodactylus coqui strain aEleCoq1 chromosome 3, aEleCoq1.hap1, whole genome shotgun sequence harbors:
- the TST gene encoding thiosulfate sulfurtransferase encodes MSQLLSRALVSINWLSEALKTCKPGPALRVLDASFYYPPIRDGRKEYEEVHIPGALYFDIDECKDLGSPYEVMVPSEAYFAKYVGNLGINNETHVVIYDADQVGVYYSARAWWMFRVFGHSKVSVLNGGFRNWVKQGLPVTSEVVKPKPELFQAVLNPSLVKTFEDIQRNRNTKEFQLVDSRSEGRYKGTEPEPGEVIFPGHIPGSLNLPFTSFLTEEGFEKSPDEMMQLFQERGIDLSKPLTITCRRGVTACQLALASFILGKEDTAVYDGSWFEWFHRAKPEDRVTLWKDKK; translated from the exons ATGTCTCAACTTCTCTCCAGAGCTCTGGTGTCCATAAACTGGCTTTCTGAGGCCTTGAAAACCTGCAAACCGGGCCCTGCTCTACGAGTTCTGGATGCGTCCTTCTACTACCCCCCCATCAGAGATGGACGCAAGGAGTATGAAGAAGTACATATACCAGGAGCTTTATATTTTGACATAGATGAATGCAAAGACCTAGGCTCTCCATATGAAGTGATGGTCCCCAGTGAGGCCTACTTTGCCAAATACGTGGGCAATCTTGGCATAAACAACGAGACCCACGTTGTGATTTATGATGCTGACCAAGTGGGTGTTTATTATTCTGCAAGAGCATGGTGGATGTTTAGGGTCTTTGGCCACAGTAAGGTGTCTGTTCTTAATGGGGGTTTCAGAAACTGGGTAAAGCAAGGCCTTCCTGTGACGTCAGAGGTGGTGAAGCCAAAGCCGGAGCTTTTCCAAGCGGTGCTGAACCCTTCGTTGGTGAAGACGTTTGAGGACATTCAGAGGAATAGGAATACTAAAGAATTTCAGTTGGTAGATTCACGTTCTGAAGGGCGATACAAGGGCACCGAGCCAGAGCCCGGAGAAG TGATATTCCCTGGTCATATTCCTGGATCCTTAAACCTCCCATTTACCAGCTTCTTGACAGAAGAAGGGTTCGAGAAGTCCCCAGATGAGATGATGCAACTTTTTCAGGAAAGGGGAATTGATCTGTCCAAGCCTCTGACAATTACTTGTCGGCGCGGTGTTACCGCGTGCCAGCTGGCATTGGCTTCATTCATTTTGGGCAAGGAGGATACCGCTGTCTATGATGGGTCATGGTTCGAATGGTTCCACAGGGCTAAACCAGAAGATAGAGTCACTTTGTGGAAGGATAAGAAGTGA